Genomic window (Argopecten irradians isolate NY chromosome 2, Ai_NY, whole genome shotgun sequence):
GCGTTTGAACGAATGAAATGGTCTTATCTACCACATCCCCCTTATATAGTTTcattatatgaaaattaaaatttagcGTCATTAAATTTTGGCGATCTGGCTATAAGAGTTTAATGTAATATTCAATCATTTCGTAATATTTTATAGGTCAAATTCTACGACATCCCCcatatatagttttattatgagaaaataaaatttagcCTCTTTAAATTTTGGCGATCTGGCTATCAGAGTTTAATTTAATATTCAATCATTTCGTAATATTTTATGGGTCAAATTCTACGACATCCCCCTTATATAGTTTTATtatgagaaaataaaatttagcGTCATCAAATTTTGGAGAACTGGCTATAAGAGTATAATGTATTATTCAATCATTTCGTAATATTTTCTAAGTCAAAGTTCGCGATCAAAGTTCTATCCCATGAacatattattaaaaataacCTTTTTTCTGCCAGGACTGACTTCAGTCATACGGACGGACCTATGTTTAATTTTTCAGTTTTAATGGACGTCTTCTACGGTAATCATATACATCATACAGCATTTTGACTGACTGCATTTCTAACATAATATCTATAGAAAAATGGCAGATGAGCAGAAACAAAAATTGGTGGCAGGATTGGAGTCAAGCCCAAAGTATATACCTGTTTCATACAAATACGACGAAATCGGATCAAGACTTCAAAAGGAGAGTTGCGAGCATAATCATGATTACTATATAACTGCAAGTGAGCTGTCGATTCTACAACACAATGTCCAGGTACGTGGAgcattcaaatgacttatttCGTTTTGTATTAATGATTTAAACAACTTAAAACATGTAGGAGATAAAGTTATGCTCTCCCAGGTTGCAGAGTATGCATAATGCTTCATGaccgtacatgtatatggtatacTTTGTATGAGATACGAATTCCTTTTTGATAAATTAAGGATGTcccttgtttcttgatatataaataGGTTCTCACTCGCGAAAAATATCAAAGCTgtcatttcaaatgaaatataactgaCATCATCCAGAAACAAGGAATAATCTGTTCCTTAAATCTTAATATCTTTGTTCTAGATATAAACTTGGTCAACTGATATTAgtaaatgtatttcaatcagtcGCTGTTTTCTCGCTTACACATTTAGTTCACTCATTGGGCACACATTTCGTTaacaaataacataaaataatctaATGTAACGCATTTGTGCTCCAACAGTTATACATGAAAGGTTAATAggatttgtttatttgtttgtttgtgtgattaattaacgtcctattaacagctatggtcatataaggacggcctcccatgtatgcggtgtgttgtgggtatgttgtgtgaggtgaatgttttgggagactgcggtatattcatgttgtgtcttcttgtatagtggaactgttgccatttttatagtgctatatcactgaagcatgccgccgaagacaccaagcaacacacctcacccgatcacattatactgacaacgggcgaaccagtcgtccaactccctgtatgctaagggctaagcaggagcagaaactaccacttttatagactttggtgtgtctcggccaggtgacagaacccagagcctttctcacaggggctaacgctcaactcaagaccaaaaatgaggcggtgccaagggaggcgttaggaaagataaagtcagttaggaagaagagaaaaaaaatcctaaatttagtcgccttttacgatcatgcaatagggacagcagttacaattctaacgccataCCTGCAGGAAAGATACACGTAATACTTTTGATTATTTAAAATAGGCTATGCCACTAAAACAATtgtgttctgattggtcaatattacgtggaaatatcaaaattgatattttcactcgggtgaaaaataccatgttttattatttcactCTCCAGAAGTAATAAAACAGAATAGTTGCAAATGTAAAAATGTTGCAAGGATACGAATATTTTTGGTAACATGTGGATTTCAACCTATATTCTATTGGTATAGCTCTAGAATTAAAATTCATTTACCGcccatcaattttttttattcacattatcctatacttgtgagaATCAACTTGGGTAgatgatatataataaaacaactgTGAACCGTCTGTTTTCAATGTTACAGGATATCATCCCGGATGTTCCCAATGATTTGACCTTGGTTGACCTTGGTAGCGGAGACTGCTCTAAAACGCGGTTTGTTATAAAAGAATTGCTTAAAAGACAAAAGACGCTAATGTATTATCCCTTGGACATTTCAGGGggtaattattcttttttttaattctatttcaaccttttaatttgatttttgtgttgtatttaatgttttaaaagagTTGTAATTTAGATGTATCttgcttttattttattttcaatgctGTTCAAGGCACGCTGATCCTGGAATTTATATTCCGACCATCCAGTATGACTGACCAGTTTTCATCTGATATTCGTGCTAAAGCGTAAATTATAATGCTTAGTTATGAGAAAAACCTTAGCATATAAATTTGATAACATAATATCTAGTTACGATGTGAATATGCGAAATGAAGTGGTGTCTTGAACTTTCAGAAACAATTAATTTAAGAGTTTGTGATTATTCACCGCGTCAAGTTGTGAAAGCTCCCATCCTTTAACTATGATTATATTGTGTATTGCGCATGTGTAAGGTTTAGATGCCGCCTATGTTGAAAGTATCCAGAATACGTTTAACCTGAGTTTGTTTCGGCAGAGTTTCTAATAAAAGCAGCAAAATCCTTAAAAGACGATTTTGGCGACTTGCTTGAAGTTCATCCAATTGCGTCGGATTTCATTCAAGGAATGGAACAATTGAAGTaggtttgcatattacagatgaGAGATTATGATTttactatttttcaattatatcCTCGTGTTTAATAattaatggtatatatatatattattaaccTTTGTAcccatataaataaatataatgtaatcgGTACTATGTCAGATCCTCATCATAACCTAATAAGGTCATTGATCCGAATTAGTTTTAAGTTTTAGAACTTCAttcataaaatcaatatttctcaATATAGTTGACAAAGTAGTACTAGTATAGGTTATGCGAtcttatattgtatatgaaaaGCATTAAACATCAAATAATACCATTGTTTAGGACTCATGCGTGACTTAGCCAACACTATCGGTATTTGTACGTCTTAGGACGAATGCTAATTTTAAAGCACTAGGAAATGTGCTGAGATTTTTAGGAGACTTGTGAAAATATCAGTTTTttgaatattcatttaaaattatattttcttctTACGGAATACAAAGGAAATTGTCAATATATGGCTTTACTATTTAGCCAACATGGATTTATGTCCAAACACTGAAcgtaaatcatttttttaactcAGGCTTTCTTCCATGTACTCAAATTGCAATATTTCATAATTGGACGTAACTAAAATTAACagaacattgttttatttttgtagacGGATCAAAGGTGTAAAACTGGTCCTTTGGATAGGAGGTATTTTTGCTCTCCCCTATGAGGACCAAATAAGTAAACTAAAGCTTTTCTCAACCATAATGACAGGTATGTATGcttatcataataataatggGGAAGAGTACAAAAAAAATCTTCGTCGATGGGTAGAAATGCTTTTGTCTACCAAGAAGGCAAGTGGTTAGAAATGCattgttttttcttcagaatGATACGttttaggtacatgtatgtatgcttATCATAAATAAAGATGGGAGATTAGTACAACAAACTTCGGCAATAGGGTAAAGACGGTTTTGTGTTCCAATAAGGAATGTGGTTAGACATGCCTGGTGTTTTCTTTAGATAAATAATGGTTTATATTCTATGTTTGTCCATAATTAAATCCATGATCGATTGTTTCAGATACCTATGTTagcaaaatgaaaatgtgtgttgtttttttttttttttttttttttttttgaattgtTAAATTATTGTGTAATATTTACAGATCAATGCCGCCTGGTATTTACAGCTGATATTACCCAGAATAGAATGGATATCCTAAAGGCATACAATGATAATACAGGTATTTCTGTTTTGgatgttaatattaaaatcattCGAAATATTGCACTTAATAATTAGGTTTTGATGAcaacatatattttgataatattaaaaTCTTACCAAAATGATTCAGGTCAAGTTTAATGCAGTTCCTAGTTGACTTTGTTGAATTTTTCCTAAGACGTACATATACAAATAATGAAAGTTATTTCGGACACAATGATACACGCATGCTGTTTATACGTTTAATGGCAGACCCTTAGAAGATTTGTCTTCATATCATGAAAGATATTTTTACTTCCTTTTGTAAAGTTGAATTGAATTGTATGGAGATTAGTCTTTCAGTTGACAAAATTCACAGAAACAAACTATTTTCATTATAGTCAGTCAAAGTTTAACAAAAGAAAACAGCTTTGTACAAGATCATTTATAAATGCGttttttacaatatgttttgtttgattgaaattaaaaaattggCACAATTAGGCGTTAATTTCGATTAGACATCGTTTGATAAGTGACCTTGGAATTCATAGAATAAAACGGCTGGTGGGTTTAGCCGTCTGCACATAAATCGAGAGATCCAGACATCAACTTTAAACCCTGAGCTTGAAGGGTCGATAACATAACAATCAAATTATGTTGACTTCTAATTTTCATgatgaaaattacaaatacaTCTACAAAGATATGACAACCTCTAGCTCTGTAGCTTACTGTGGGGCACGGCTGATAGTCTTTTATATTACAGTCAAGTGAGCTCCAATTTTAAAACTAGATATACAAAGTTCAATTTGACATTTAACCTTTTCAATTACAAAACAATCACCAAACAAAAAGACAGATTGTTAACATTTCGcatatgtatttttctttttcatttttgatattttttattttgttagaCCATCATTATATTATCATAGCAATTGTCTTTCATTACCAAGGTCTTAAACGAAGAAGTAATCTGAACGGGATTACTAGACTGAAAAGGGAGGAAGGCAGTATGATCGACCTAGACAAGTTCTCGTATCACTTGGATTTCGTACACAACACAAATCCCGAATCCATGAGTTACGTATTATCCTACATCGAGGCTAATGATGATGTTCAGTTCCCGATACGTAAGTCTGGGTTTATTAAAGACTTGATAGAATGGACGTGTGTTATTTAGGATATGAGGACTTATTCGGTTTTGTCATTTCTTTACCGGTTTATAGAGTTTCTTAATCATATTAAAATGAATCAAATTGTCTTTAATAATGCACTACAAACTTAATTTTACAGCTGGTTTGGGTAAAGACTTGGTGATGAAAAAGGGAGAACGCCTCTACCTTCACGAAGGCATTGGACTCAGCTGTAAATATACACTGGAACAGCTACACACCATTGTACAGAAAGCTGGACTGCGATTGGCTGGAACTTTGATAGACAAGGAGAAACATGTCGCTTTTTGCTCATGTGTAACTGGTTAAAAGCGTAGGGTTTCTCCGGCCAACAATGCAAAAGTAATTGCAACATCAACATTCAGATTCTATTATTAAGTGGCGTATTGACTTTAGTAATAGCCGAATATCAAATATAGGAAATGTACAATTGATTGggtaattgttttcttttttgaaataatttatttgggAATCGGTGAATTGTTAAAGTTATGTATAAAAGGTAAATGGCTATGGGTTATTTTGTcttataataaatgtatattattgtacACATTTTTCTCTCAACACTTTAATAAATGTTGCAAAACTGTTTTTAACTAATTTGAATTAGTATTAATCTTTTATCTTTCTGTCTAAAATTTCTTTTTGTCTTTTTGATAACACATATTGAAGACAAATCTTTTTCCAGTCAAACAATGCAGTTACATTGTACGTGTAGGAAAGTACGAAGTTTAATCAAATTAACTATATAATGTGTTACAATTGTTTTCAGTTAACTTCTACTAGTAATAGTTATTTCTATTCCACCCTTATTTATTGATATCTATTGTTTATGAAATTGTGTTATGCCGATGTTGACGAGATAACAGCAAATTTCAGAAAATGTGTTGTGACACCACAATTAGAAATACATCCAGATTCTCAAAGGTAGAACAACAATATGGTGATGgataaaacaataacagatacggaCATCGCTGCTTTACAATAGACAATTGGGATTTGTAAAgctcgtaaaattgtttaacaaattacaaatatttatatttccatttgtcAATTAGCTACTGTAGCATTACTATTTACTTTCATATTGGAAataatatggggaaaataccaTAACAAAGTTAGGCCAATACTTAACCGATATCGTGTTACGAccaagaataacagaaatgagaaactagcagttaaattcaaaacacaacttaattatatatacaatatgataagagatggtttacaatatcaaaagtaattggtggtggtggtacaagagtaaaaCGATAAATTAAAGTGTTACtcatctgtatgcgaatgtcccgTGATCCTTCCAGGTTCCGAATTAACAGTAATCACAAAttcacgaggaaaatgaatgtccacagattaTTTGTAatgttccaggcaatatgaagtaccaatatacaaataaaatcacaatAGTTCTCCCAGTAGAATCTAAAATgtcgctgtacaattcttgatatgtctaatcACAGGTCTCATTatagttctgattagccttggacagctggagtatatatagctaaatcCTAATTCAAGAATAGATGAGAACCTTCTATTtctagaaatattttaattaaaactgtataaaacatagaactttctggaaatcggtcattctagatccctacgtataatcaacatgtttacaaacatgtatgtttatacataATGAAATTCTAGAAATTCTATAACCCAAATTAACGATAGGACTTAAGGATGCATTGATTATATAGCTTGTAGGAGTTAGCTCCCTTATTTAATAGCTACATGtaatttagtgtcatacataattcaccctccttaaagaaaagaaagttttcttggaAAGGTAACTTTCTTGAAATATCAAGTAACAtgtaaatccttgataaagcatcagccagATTATTGTTTTTTCCTTCATATGTTtaatgtcaagattgtactcttgcaaagtcaaactccacctgtttgttgtttttttgttgttgttttttttgttctgtttttttttttttttttttttttttttttgccaatgaatgtcaaagggttgtggtcggtgaagaccaacacagacacaactgtagtgcagagttatacatcaaattggttcaaagcaaaaattaattctttctcaatgatggaataatttctctggtgtttgtcaaacgttttcgagaaataacaaattggatggtcaatttgttccgTACCTTCAGCACCAACGCCTACATCGCTGGCATCAACAAACAGCTATAAACTGTTTACTTAAATTTGAAAATCCGGAGCAGTAAAATCCGGTGAGTTTGATTATATGGCTTGCAATTTCTctaaggcagacttacattcgtctgacaaGACCTATTTTGCatgtttctttaacaaagcagtgaGTGGAGCTGCTGTAACAGAGAACTTTTGACAAAATTGTCCGTGTATCCAGCCATATATGTACCatgaaatctcatcagctctgtCTTGCTTCCAGGAGTTGAAAAATCTATAACTGCTTCTTATTTGGCATGAACAAGTTTTAACCTGTCCTTTCCTACAACatgacctaaaaattcaacagttgcatgacaaaattcacatttcagtaagtttacagtcaatatCATGATAGTGAGTATCTCGAAGATGGTCTTCACACGTGTCGTgatagttgatgacgtcatcaatgtatccattgcagccttccaggtctgatatcacgctgttcagaagacgttgaaatgttgccgggacATTTTCCCAACCGAACGGCATAATCTTTTACTGGTACAAGGCAAGTATTAGATACACATTGACGATATTTGAGGCATACTAGACGGGTACGCGATTAGGGCGCAATTGAAAATGTTCgtgtttttatattattttattttattttaattcacaTAAAACAGGAATCAAAGAAACAAATATGGGTCTGATCATACTGTTGATAGGAATAATTGGATATTCGTGGAAGATTGTGACTATTTAGCATTCAGTAAGCATCGTTATCACCAGCTAACATCCCATTCAGTTATGTTCAAATAAGGGCAAGATGCTAGACGTTAAAACATTCGACAGCAACTTTACTCTTTTGTTGCTGATTCATCTGATTTAAACTTCTTTGCCTCATTCCAAAGGTTCCAAGATTATATTAACCCAAAAAGAATATTTTAGTAGAATCAAATTTAACAttgaatgtaaaataaaatgagaAATTATGAAGTTGTCAAACTACTCTCATTGTGAATAATCAATTGTTGGGAtatcgtggcatatcaaattattattgaactcgtttgaaaacttcatattacatagccactcatataagatcctctatttagcACATAATCTGTCTGATATCCCATGATTTGGcacgtgtaatatttttgcatatgtcgcTAGTTAGTATGACGTGGAGGGATTTCCATTGGCTGGAAATCCATGGTGACGTCATGACAGAATTAATACAATGACGTCAGgaacaatgacgtgacgtcatgattttAAGGACGGCGGGACAAGATGACGCCTCCGCTGAATTAGTAAGAGTAGAATTTTGTCGACTAAAGGAGGAAGAAGAAGAATACAATGCAAGTGCTTTTTTGAGTTAAAAAGCAATCGATGAGGTCATAATGAAAA
Coding sequences:
- the LOC138316975 gene encoding histidine N-alpha-methyltransferase-like isoform X2, translating into MADEQKQKLVAGLESSPKYIPVSYKYDEIGSRLQKESCEHNHDYYITASELSILQHNVQDIIPDVPNDLTLVDLGSGDCSKTRFVIKELLKRQKTLMYYPLDISGEFLIKAAKSLKDDFGDLLEVHPIASDFIQGMEQLKRIKGVKLVLWIGGIFALPYEDQISKLKLFSTIMTDQCRLVFTADITQNRMDILKAYNDNTGISVLDVNIKIIRNIALNN
- the LOC138316975 gene encoding histidine N-alpha-methyltransferase-like isoform X1, whose amino-acid sequence is MFSLITSNLCLLRWNIFSCTVCCYSLLSLLDKTNCICNRSQPSKTRRRRKMADEQKQKLVAGLESSPKYIPVSYKYDEIGSRLQKESCEHNHDYYITASELSILQHNVQDIIPDVPNDLTLVDLGSGDCSKTRFVIKELLKRQKTLMYYPLDISGEFLIKAAKSLKDDFGDLLEVHPIASDFIQGMEQLKRIKGVKLVLWIGGIFALPYEDQISKLKLFSTIMTDQCRLVFTADITQNRMDILKAYNDNTGISVLDVNIKIIRNIALNN